In one Carassius carassius chromosome 48, fCarCar2.1, whole genome shotgun sequence genomic region, the following are encoded:
- the bap1 gene encoding ubiquitin carboxyl-terminal hydrolase BAP1 isoform X2, which produces MLLRCVKGVQVEEIYDLQSKCQSPVYGFIFLFKWIEERRSRRKVSTLVDETSVIDDEIVNDMFFAHQLIPNSCATHALLSVLLNCSGVELGMTLSRMKTFTKGFSPESKGYAIGNAPELAKAHNSHARPEPRHLPEKQNGISAVRTMEAFHFVSYVPIKDRLFELDGLKAFPIDHGPWGEDEEWTDKARRVIMERIGLATAGEPYHDIRFNLMAVVPDRRIKYEYKLDILKQNRQIVLEGLQQVREKKVIRVAQQDSSQDRKQQDSSSSEDTPPAVKKEEGKDTQIPLCTEQGTPTETQEGAAALPSPAGKVRPMAKPATLPTGGAPPPAPLHVPSPNPIVQRLPAFLDNHNYAKSPMQEQEDLAAGVGHSRLPGPPQPPYSDDEDDYDDEEEECSTSGATSRVRRKIGLRTRTMGRSGVGAVTAMEGHLALSVLAEKLKKEVQRKDSIATAGSTALNVRTEGRTGGISITSACQPSPTPSNESTDTASEIGSAFNSPLRSPARSQAATRPSSPVVPHLSRVLFGEDEGLLRLDARHNRAVRDLGALVSSTKLRLQEDGVMYALPPTEMLEGIKKADGVEKKEKEEATGKGREEEVKEGPSVEMKEEDVKESVDVKPEKENLPSTNAETGTKPPGEKYTPKELLALLKCVEADIATYELCLKEEVEKRKKYKIDDQRRTHNYDEFICTFISMLAQEGMLASLVEQNISVRRRQGVSIGRLHKQRKPDRRKRSRPYKAKRQ; this is translated from the exons CTGATACCGAACTCCTGTGCCACTCACGCTCTTCTGAGTGTGCTTCTGAACTGCAGCGGCGTGGAGCTGGGAATGACTCTGAGCCGTATGAAGACTTTCACCAAAGGCTTCAGTCCTGAG AGTAAAGGTTACGCCATTGGAAATGCTCCTGAGCTAGCAAAAGCTCACAATAGCCATGCCAG ACCAGAGCCGCGGCACCTGCCTGAGAAACAGAATGGCATCAGCGCTGTGCGGACGATGGAGGCGTTTCACTTTGTGAGTTACGTGCCAATCAAAGACCGGCTGTTTGAGCTGGACGGGCTGAAGGCGTTTCCCATCGACCACG GGCCATGGGGTGAGGATGAAGAGTGGACGGATAAAGCCAGACGGGTCATAATGGAGCGAATAGGACTGGCCACTGCTGG AGAGCCATACCATGACATCCGGTTCAATCTCATGGCGGTGGTTCCAGATCGCAGGATAAAATACGAGTACAAACTAGACATCCTGAAACAGAACAGGCAGATCGTTCTGGAAGGACTCCAGCAAGTCAGGGAGAAAAAA GTAATTCGCGTGGCCCAACAAGATTCAAGCCAAGATCGAAAGCAACAAGACTCCTCCTCTTCAGAAGACACGCCCCCCGCTGTGAAAAAGGAGGAGGGGAAAGATACACAGATACCTTTGTGTACAGAGCAGGGCACACCCACAG AAACTCAGGAAGGTGCTGCTGCTTTACCAAGTCCCGCTGGAAAAGTCAGACCCATGGCTAAACCTGCCACCTTACCAACAGGAGGCGCTCCGCCACCAGCCCCTCTACATGTTCCCAGCCCCAACCCCATCGTCCAGCGTCTGCCTGCCTTCCTGGACAACCACAACTACGCCAAGTCCCCCATGCAG GAACAGGAGGATCTTGCTGCGGGTGTGGGTCACTCACGCCTACCTGGCCCCCCTCAGCCCCCTTATTCTGATGACGAGGATGACTATGACGATGAAGAGGAGGAGTGTAGCACTTCAGGTGCCACGAGCAG GGTCCGAAGAAAGATTGGTTTACGTACACGTACCATGGGCCGCAGTGGAGTGGGTGCGGTTACGGCTATGGAGGGTCACCTAGCACTCAGCGTTTTAGCTGAGAAACTCAAGAAGGAAGTCCAAAGGAAGGACTCCATTGCAACAGCGGGATCCACAGCTCTGAATGTACGTACCGAGGGTCGCACTGGTGGGATCAGCATCACCTCAGCCTGCCAGCCATCACCCACTCCCAGTAACGAAAGCACGGATACGGCCTCGGAAATCGGCAGCGCGTTCAACTCACCACTGCGCTCACCCGCGCGATCGCAAGCAGCTACACGTCCCTCCAGCCCTGTGGTGCCCCACTTGAGTCGTGTTTTGTTTGGAGAAGACGAGGGGCTGCTGAGGTTAGACGCCCGACACAATCGAGCCGTCCGGGACTTGGGGGCGCTAGTGAGCTCCACAAAACTGCGACTGCAAGAGGACGGCGTCATGTACGCCTTGCCACCTACAG AAATGTTAGAAGGGATAAAGAAAGCAGACGGtgtggaaaagaaagaaaaagaagaggcGACTGGTAAAGGACGAGAAGAGGAGGTGAAGGAAGGACCATCAGTGGAGATGAAAGAGGAAGACGTCAAAGAATCAGTGGACGTCAAACCCGAAAAGGAGAACCTGCCGTCCACCAATGCTGAAACCGGTACCAAACCTCCTGGAGAaaaatatactccaaaa GAGTTGCTGGCCTTGCTTAAGTGCGTGGAAGCAGACATTGCCACCTATGaattgtgtttgaaagaagaagtGGAGAAAAGGAAAAAGTATAAG ATCGATGACCAAAGGAGGACTCATAACTACGATGAATTCATCTGCACCTTCATATCAATGCTGGCACAAGaag GTATGTTAGCGAGTCTGGTGGAGCAGAACATCTCTGTGCGTCGCAGACAGGGCGTAAGCATTGGCCGACTCCACAAACAACGCAAACCTGACCGGCGGAAACGTTCACGACCGTACAAAGCCAAGCGACAATAA